From Acidipropionibacterium acidipropionici, one genomic window encodes:
- a CDS encoding L,D-transpeptidase codes for MVAAVALPLLAGCAATEVKASPPVTRSCIDSVPGSGDLRDRAPSIGMSCSADGDGKDAAAAQASRPAATSTPSSKAPSTSASPTASATPAAPSAPASSAPATARPSVKAAPVASLKVGQTSPAGSGRYVMWVKAENHVYLVQKGAVTRVMLTTGLPWKTPPGVYSVKYKQRNSSSLDAGHAWTLPYFVAFWRRPGASGDIAFHQVPHDAKGNLAQPLATLGFPGYASDGCARMGPADALAIWEFTKVGTKVVVR; via the coding sequence ATGGTCGCAGCCGTGGCACTGCCCCTGCTCGCCGGATGCGCCGCCACCGAGGTGAAGGCCTCCCCGCCGGTGACCCGCAGCTGTATCGACTCGGTCCCGGGATCGGGTGACCTGCGCGACCGCGCCCCCTCCATCGGGATGAGCTGCTCGGCCGACGGCGACGGGAAGGACGCGGCGGCCGCTCAGGCGTCGCGGCCCGCCGCCACGTCCACACCGTCGTCCAAGGCCCCCTCGACCTCGGCGTCCCCCACGGCCTCTGCGACCCCTGCGGCGCCCTCTGCCCCGGCCTCCTCAGCTCCGGCCACCGCCAGGCCCTCGGTCAAGGCGGCTCCCGTGGCCTCCCTCAAGGTCGGGCAGACATCCCCGGCCGGTTCCGGGCGCTATGTGATGTGGGTCAAGGCCGAGAACCACGTCTACCTGGTGCAGAAGGGCGCGGTGACCCGCGTCATGCTCACCACCGGGCTGCCCTGGAAGACGCCGCCGGGCGTCTACTCGGTGAAGTACAAGCAGCGCAACAGTTCCTCGTTGGACGCCGGGCACGCCTGGACGCTGCCCTACTTCGTGGCCTTCTGGCGCCGCCCGGGGGCCTCGGGGGATATCGCCTTCCACCAGGTGCCCCATGACGCGAAGGGGAACCTGGCCCAGCCCCTGGCCACCCTCGGCTTTCCCGGCTACGCCAGCGACGGCTGCGCCCGGATGGGCCCGGCCGACGCCCTGGCGATCTGGGAGTTCACGAAGGTCGGCACCAAGGTCGTGGTGCGTTGA